From a single Nymphaea colorata isolate Beijing-Zhang1983 chromosome 4, ASM883128v2, whole genome shotgun sequence genomic region:
- the LOC116252075 gene encoding ER membrane protein complex subunit 7 homolog — protein sequence MEASVLLVSLAIFAQLVAPSLAVPSGNGDGYTINGQVKIQGAQSINLLGKISNVKVILNGGEKVTFVRPDGFFSFHGVPAGTHLIEVAALGYFFSPVRVDISARNPGKVQAALTETRRSLNELVLEPLREEYYYEKREPFSILSLLKSPMGLMVGFMLVAVFLLPKLMENLDPEEMQRAQEQMRSQGVPSLANLLPRN from the exons ATGGAAGCGTCCGTCCTCCTCGTCTCGCTAGCGATCTTCGCTCAATTGGTCGCTCCCTCTCTGGCGGTTCCCTCGGG GAATGGCGATGGTTACACGATTAACGGCCAAGTGAAGATTCAAG GGGCACAAAGCATTAACCTTCTAGGAAAAATCTCAAATGTCAAAGTGATCCTTAATGGTGGCGAGAAAGTTACTTTTGTCAGACCAGATGGTTTCTTCTCTTT CCATGGTGTGCCTGCTGGAACGCATCTGATCGAAGTTGCAGCTCTAGGGTATTTCTTCTCACCG GTACGTGTGGATATTAGTGCTAGGAATCCTGGTAAGGTTCAAGCAGCTCTGACAGAAACCAGGAGGAGTTTGAACGAGCTGGTGCTTGAACCTTTAAGAGAGGAATATTATTATGAG AAAAGAGAACCCTTCTCCATTTTATCTCTTTTGAAAAGTCCAATGGGACTGATGGTGGGTTTTATGCTGGTCGCTGTGTTCCTATTGCCCAAACTAATGGAGAACTTGG ATCCTGAAGAAATGCAAAGAGCTCAGGAGCAAATGCGAAGCCAGGGTGTTCCTTCTCTCGCAAACTTGTTGCCAAGAAACTGA